Proteins co-encoded in one Candidatus Cloacimonas sp. genomic window:
- a CDS encoding MlaD family protein produces the protein MIDKVKHSRKIVFAFVSIPVLILLLVMVFIAIKHNLLEKKYVYSSTLANAMGISTQTPVLYKGFEVGRVRAFSLEEDGNIGLQFYILNRYKNIMLTGSILVRNTNPITGKTTLEFIRNPNSKEHLKEESSVLSSDFAEGKQQLKKIAPSLSDPISVIVSNLAQLSTAINEDNNEDKGAIPRFLVNLADASEKANASMNKVNTITSELALLSANLNRDNNPDSGVLLRALNNLAELTQGLNNRMNELEAILASAQTTIENYKKPDSLLIKLLDPNSDKILKPLSETLNNLESATAELTQILATVNNPELRYLLNNLNDSLAKARKTLEGLNNNPLLRKGISPALQQNAPSTKRLHEVPDVP, from the coding sequence ATGATAGATAAGGTCAAGCACAGCCGTAAGATTGTTTTTGCCTTTGTCAGCATACCGGTTTTGATATTATTGCTGGTGATGGTTTTTATTGCTATCAAGCATAATTTGCTGGAAAAGAAGTATGTTTATAGCAGTACTTTGGCAAACGCAATGGGAATTTCCACTCAAACTCCCGTATTGTATAAGGGCTTTGAGGTAGGAAGGGTGCGTGCTTTTTCCCTTGAGGAAGATGGCAACATCGGGCTGCAGTTTTACATTCTTAACCGCTATAAAAACATAATGCTTACCGGCTCAATTTTAGTGCGAAACACTAATCCCATTACGGGTAAGACGACCCTGGAATTTATTCGTAACCCAAATTCTAAAGAGCATTTAAAAGAGGAAAGCAGTGTCCTTTCTTCGGATTTTGCGGAAGGCAAACAGCAGTTGAAAAAGATTGCTCCTTCTTTAAGCGATCCGATATCAGTTATAGTTTCTAATTTGGCACAGCTTTCTACAGCCATCAATGAGGATAATAATGAGGATAAAGGTGCAATTCCTCGCTTTCTGGTAAATTTGGCAGACGCTTCGGAAAAGGCAAATGCCAGTATGAATAAGGTGAACACCATCACTTCGGAACTTGCTTTGTTATCGGCTAATTTAAATCGGGATAATAATCCTGATAGTGGAGTTTTGCTAAGGGCGTTAAATAATTTAGCGGAACTAACTCAAGGGCTGAATAATAGAATGAATGAACTGGAAGCTATATTAGCCAGCGCTCAAACTACTATAGAGAATTATAAAAAGCCCGATTCGCTGTTAATTAAGCTGCTTGATCCCAACAGCGATAAAATACTGAAACCACTATCAGAAACCCTGAATAATCTGGAATCCGCTACAGCGGAATTGACGCAAATTCTGGCAACCGTAAATAATCCCGAATTGCGTTACCTTTTGAATAATCTGAATGACAGTTTGGCAAAAGCACGCAAAACCCTGGAAGGTCTGAATAACAATCCTCTTTTGCGGAAAGGAATTAGCCCCGCCTTGCAACAAAATGCACCTTCTACTAAGCGTTTGCATGAGGTTCCGGATGTTCCGTAA
- a CDS encoding YifB family Mg chelatase-like AAA ATPase encodes MVGIVLSYTTLGIDAYQISVEADIGIGFNPMNIVGMASNAVKESKDRVVAAIKNSGYQISTLHYTINLAPADLKKDSAALDLPIALAILQCNEIFKLIDYDKIAMIGELSLDGFVRPVAGVLPIAIAAKKDGIDTLIVPLENAEEAAIIEGLKVIPVTSLRECVSWLSNETEIRAASVDREKIFQVLNDFPVDMSDVKGQFQVKRALEVAAAGGHNVLMIGPPGSGKTMLARRVPTILPELSLEEALEATKIHSVAGYSKNFRNGILTTRPFRSPHHTISDVALIGGGAFPKPGEVSLSHRGVLFLDELPEFKRVVLEVLRQPLEDGVVTISRAASSLTFPAEFMLIASMNPCPCGYYGANIPNHQCNCEWGSILRYRSRVSGPLLDRIDIHVEVPTVSYADLASLPTGDKSVDIRARVNKARTIQQERFKGTGIFNNSQMNSRQLRKFCILNDDSNALLQNAIDKMGYSARVFDRILKVSRTIADLEGRKDILSEDISEAIQYRTLDRKYWS; translated from the coding sequence ATGGTCGGAATTGTTCTTTCATATACAACCCTCGGAATTGATGCTTATCAGATTTCAGTAGAAGCGGATATAGGAATCGGTTTTAATCCGATGAACATTGTCGGAATGGCATCCAATGCCGTTAAAGAAAGCAAGGATAGAGTTGTTGCTGCTATCAAGAATTCGGGTTATCAAATCAGTACCTTACATTATACTATCAATCTTGCCCCTGCTGATTTGAAAAAGGATAGTGCAGCTTTGGATTTGCCTATCGCTTTAGCTATTTTGCAGTGCAACGAGATATTCAAACTTATTGACTACGATAAAATAGCGATGATTGGTGAGCTTTCTTTGGATGGATTTGTTCGTCCTGTTGCAGGTGTTTTGCCAATTGCCATAGCTGCTAAAAAAGATGGCATAGATACTCTTATTGTCCCTCTGGAAAATGCAGAAGAAGCAGCTATTATAGAAGGTCTGAAGGTTATTCCTGTTACCTCTTTAAGAGAATGTGTCAGCTGGCTTAGTAACGAAACAGAGATTAGAGCTGCCAGCGTTGACCGGGAGAAGATTTTTCAGGTGCTGAATGATTTTCCGGTTGATATGAGTGATGTGAAAGGTCAATTTCAAGTGAAAAGAGCTTTGGAAGTTGCCGCCGCCGGTGGTCATAATGTTTTAATGATTGGTCCTCCGGGAAGCGGTAAAACAATGTTAGCACGCAGAGTGCCCACAATTTTGCCGGAACTGAGTTTGGAAGAGGCATTGGAAGCAACGAAAATTCATTCCGTAGCCGGCTATTCCAAAAATTTCAGGAATGGTATTTTAACCACCAGACCTTTTCGTTCGCCTCATCATACAATTAGCGATGTTGCCTTAATTGGGGGAGGAGCTTTTCCCAAACCGGGAGAGGTGTCTCTTTCGCATAGAGGAGTTTTATTTTTAGATGAGCTGCCGGAATTTAAAAGAGTGGTTTTAGAGGTCTTGCGTCAGCCGCTGGAAGATGGAGTAGTAACAATTTCCCGGGCAGCATCCAGTTTAACTTTCCCGGCAGAATTTATGTTGATTGCCAGTATGAATCCTTGTCCTTGCGGATATTATGGTGCCAATATTCCCAATCATCAATGCAACTGTGAATGGGGTTCAATTTTGCGTTATCGGAGCAGGGTTTCCGGACCGCTTTTAGATAGAATAGATATCCATGTAGAAGTTCCCACCGTCAGCTATGCGGATTTGGCTTCTTTACCAACTGGAGATAAATCAGTTGATATCAGAGCCAGAGTAAATAAAGCCCGCACCATTCAACAGGAGCGTTTTAAGGGAACAGGTATTTTTAATAACAGCCAGATGAATTCCCGCCAGTTACGCAAATTCTGCATTCTGAACGATGATAGTAATGCCTTACTGCAAAATGCAATAGACAAAATGGGCTATTCAGCAAGGGTCTTTGATAGAATTCTAAAGGTCTCCAGAACTATAGCCGATTTGGAAGGACGCAAAGATATCCTCTCCGAAGATATTAGCGAGGCAATTCAATATCGCACTCTGGATAGAAAATATTGGAGCTGA
- a CDS encoding GNAT family N-acetyltransferase encodes MQIPFNMNRLKDTEIHYPQRFSNMLTRNYGLLFYNEGNKASQESNHAVILDLIEVESSLRDIEFFYKSKGIHPCLYPSLNPKELEILEPFLERHNYVLKLKQSDFFLHDHESSLRESEELKIERVRQLDIDIMETIAIDYGGDWTIKVVERHLTHPSYHFLGGYYQGELATMASVSIFAGYSRVDDVFTREKFRGKGFAGAMMHHLINYHRNISQNYLYLQSDLPSAVKIYEKAGFSRLPKDFQIWVAYKEHN; translated from the coding sequence ATGCAAATCCCTTTTAATATGAATCGGTTAAAGGATACAGAAATTCACTATCCCCAGCGTTTTTCCAATATGTTAACCAGGAATTATGGACTTCTTTTTTATAACGAAGGTAACAAGGCATCTCAGGAAAGCAATCATGCGGTAATTTTAGATTTAATTGAAGTTGAAAGTTCTCTGCGTGATATAGAGTTTTTCTATAAAAGCAAAGGAATTCATCCCTGTCTCTATCCTTCTTTAAATCCCAAAGAATTAGAAATTCTGGAGCCCTTCCTGGAGCGCCACAACTATGTCCTGAAACTTAAGCAAAGTGATTTTTTCCTGCACGATCACGAAAGCAGTTTACGGGAATCTGAGGAACTGAAAATTGAACGCGTTCGCCAATTGGACATTGATATTATGGAAACCATTGCCATAGATTATGGAGGTGATTGGACAATTAAAGTTGTGGAGCGTCATCTAACTCACCCTTCCTATCATTTTCTGGGGGGATATTATCAAGGCGAATTGGCTACAATGGCTTCAGTTAGCATCTTTGCCGGCTACAGCAGAGTTGATGATGTTTTCACCCGAGAGAAATTCAGAGGAAAGGGTTTTGCGGGTGCGATGATGCATCATTTAATCAATTATCACCGGAATATCTCTCAGAATTATCTCTATTTGCAGTCAGACCTTCCTTCTGCTGTTAAAATTTACGAAAAGGCAGGTTTTTCCCGTCTGCCAAAGGATTTTCAAATCTGGGTAGCATATAAAGAGCATAATTAG
- a CDS encoding ATP-binding protein has translation MIKRIITSRILSNLHKGKAILIMGARQSGKTTVLKGLFPAQQDVLYLNCDDLEDRNLLAAETISSMKQFAGKSKYILIDEAQRVQNIGLKLKLLVDNFPEVQIVATGSSSFELSNQIMEPLTGRKYEFYLYPFAYQELADNFGIYRERKELANRLIYGSYPDIVNHPSEAATLLNHLVGSYLYKDIFTFQDLRKPELLDRLLNALALQIGSEVSYNELAQLISTDQKTIQKYIQLLEQAYIIFRLPNYSTNQRNEIKRSRKIYFWDNGVRNCLINDFRDIAVRDDIGKLWENYIVSERMKLLSNAGILRKSYFWRNIHKSEIDYLEVYEDKITAYEIKWNPRRNIKATAFTALYPKAGLSLIHPENYSDFLYV, from the coding sequence ATGATTAAACGAATTATTACTTCTCGCATATTAAGTAATCTGCATAAAGGAAAGGCAATTTTAATTATGGGTGCAAGGCAGAGCGGAAAGACAACGGTATTAAAAGGTCTTTTCCCTGCTCAGCAGGATGTTCTATATTTAAATTGTGATGATTTGGAAGACCGTAATCTACTGGCTGCGGAGACAATAAGCTCAATGAAACAATTTGCCGGGAAAAGCAAATATATCCTTATAGACGAAGCTCAAAGGGTTCAGAATATTGGCTTAAAGTTAAAACTCTTAGTGGATAATTTTCCGGAAGTGCAGATAGTTGCTACCGGCTCATCTTCTTTTGAGCTATCCAACCAAATAATGGAACCGCTTACGGGCAGAAAATATGAATTTTACTTATATCCTTTTGCTTATCAGGAACTTGCAGATAATTTTGGAATTTATCGGGAAAGGAAAGAATTAGCTAACCGCTTAATTTATGGTTCTTATCCCGATATTGTTAATCATCCCTCCGAAGCCGCTACTCTGCTTAATCATCTGGTAGGCAGCTATTTATATAAAGATATTTTTACTTTTCAAGACCTGCGTAAACCGGAACTTTTAGACCGTCTTCTGAACGCTTTAGCTTTGCAAATTGGTTCAGAGGTCTCCTATAATGAACTCGCTCAATTAATTTCTACGGATCAAAAAACAATTCAAAAGTATATTCAGCTTTTGGAGCAGGCATATATCATTTTCCGCTTACCAAATTACTCTACAAATCAGCGTAATGAAATTAAGCGTTCCCGCAAAATCTATTTCTGGGATAATGGTGTGCGCAATTGCTTAATAAACGATTTTAGAGACATTGCAGTTAGAGACGATATAGGTAAATTGTGGGAGAATTACATTGTTTCTGAAAGAATGAAGCTGCTTTCTAATGCCGGGATTTTGCGCAAATCGTATTTTTGGCGTAACATCCACAAATCCGAAATTGACTATCTGGAGGTATATGAAGATAAAATTACCGCTTATGAAATCAAATGGAATCCCCGGCGAAACATAAAAGCAACTGCTTTTACTGCTTTGTATCCAAAAGCAGGTTTATCCCTTATACATCCTGAAAACTATTCTGATTTTCTGTATGTTTGA
- a CDS encoding amidohydrolase family protein, translating into MKLLKSVSLPTSSTALKRVNVLFEDKIIKLFTDDIEVEEDVEIIDAKGLLMLPGGIDPHTHILAKNADAATALANITKIALEGGWTTLSELSYHTQSPVFDNSALKKKIALVNANAYTALALWGHIDINDYPYHSESAQEIWNKGVVGIALAVPSPNPAIADITFTEIMDLFFDIYESDTAFAFQGYDYESYREFSPLAQLDAIKKILRRMQENPIHIPRISSYPAIEFINSISKRSDISFATCIADLMALFNPEVFSTPFACDFADFADLLFELLRTNKIYLLSNCAAPETKKPDYCELFQGCNPEMMNYSYLWVLSELWKKRKVPLATCLKMTSENAAKRLGIYPEKGSLDPGSDADFVLYDPESTTIVKGNKGMDIELSGSFKAVYLKGNQVTGENFNTKKQGYFLPRSTNPKRRHNNSSWI; encoded by the coding sequence ATGAAATTACTTAAATCCGTTTCCCTGCCTACTTCTTCAACCGCTCTGAAAAGAGTGAATGTGCTGTTTGAAGATAAAATTATTAAACTCTTCACCGATGATATTGAGGTGGAAGAAGATGTTGAAATTATTGACGCTAAGGGTTTGTTAATGCTCCCTGGCGGAATTGATCCTCATACCCATATTTTAGCGAAAAATGCTGATGCGGCAACTGCCTTGGCTAACATCACCAAAATTGCTTTGGAAGGAGGTTGGACTACCCTTTCCGAACTAAGCTATCATACTCAAAGCCCTGTTTTTGATAATTCAGCTCTCAAAAAGAAGATTGCTTTGGTAAATGCCAATGCCTATACTGCTCTCGCTCTTTGGGGTCACATTGATATTAACGATTATCCCTATCATTCAGAATCGGCACAGGAAATTTGGAACAAAGGAGTTGTAGGAATCGCTTTAGCTGTTCCTTCTCCCAATCCTGCCATTGCAGATATCACTTTCACGGAAATTATGGATTTGTTTTTTGATATCTATGAAAGCGATACTGCCTTTGCTTTCCAGGGTTACGACTATGAAAGTTATCGGGAATTTAGTCCTCTTGCTCAGCTGGATGCCATTAAAAAAATCTTACGCAGAATGCAGGAAAATCCTATTCACATTCCCAGAATATCTTCCTATCCGGCAATTGAATTTATAAACAGCATTTCCAAAAGGAGCGATATCTCTTTTGCTACCTGTATTGCCGATCTGATGGCTCTCTTCAATCCTGAGGTCTTTAGCACTCCTTTTGCTTGCGATTTTGCCGATTTTGCCGATTTACTCTTTGAGCTTCTGCGCACCAATAAAATTTATCTGCTATCCAATTGCGCTGCCCCGGAAACGAAAAAGCCCGATTACTGTGAACTCTTTCAGGGCTGCAATCCGGAAATGATGAATTATTCATACCTTTGGGTGCTTTCCGAACTCTGGAAAAAAAGAAAAGTCCCCCTTGCTACCTGCCTTAAAATGACCAGTGAAAATGCCGCTAAGCGTTTAGGTATCTATCCTGAAAAAGGGTCCTTAGACCCCGGTTCCGATGCCGATTTTGTTCTTTACGATCCGGAATCTACAACCATCGTAAAGGGTAATAAAGGTATGGATATTGAACTCTCCGGTTCCTTTAAAGCTGTATATCTAAAAGGAAATCAGGTTACCGGAGAAAACTTTAACACCAAAAAACAGGGCTACTTTTTACCCCGAAGCACTAATCCTAAACGCCGGCATAATAATTCTTCCTGGATTTAG